Proteins co-encoded in one Deinococcus aquaedulcis genomic window:
- a CDS encoding Ig-like domain-containing protein, producing MKRSPAFAFLALTGALLSACTPSPAPDVTKPTVALSAAPSPVTTAGQVTLTATAADDVGVASVSFYKGTTLISTDTTAPFTATDNVTSAQNGNVTYRAVATDAAGNQAEATATVTVNIDVTAPTVTVTAAPNPLVKAGVVTFTAAATDNVGVTKVDFFDNGVLVATDTTAPFSAVKAYAFADNGAHTITATAYDAMNNKTTATTTLNVAIADANEPNDSVAAATPLVLGTPIKGAIAAQPRDMDYFKFEAKAGDMLKLTVKSTSVDPNSTLDPYVMILMPDGKTVLEKDDDSGAGLESEIRFNVPQTGTYTVVITSFDIYNDEQITDDRATNTYQVALTRR from the coding sequence ATGAAGCGATCCCCTGCCTTTGCGTTCCTGGCGTTAACAGGAGCCCTGCTCAGTGCCTGCACGCCAAGCCCGGCCCCCGATGTCACCAAGCCGACGGTGGCCCTGAGCGCCGCGCCCAGCCCCGTTACGACTGCAGGCCAGGTCACGCTCACGGCGACCGCTGCGGACGATGTTGGGGTTGCATCTGTCTCCTTCTATAAGGGAACCACCCTGATCTCAACGGACACCACGGCACCTTTCACGGCCACAGATAATGTGACCAGCGCCCAGAACGGCAATGTCACCTACCGCGCTGTCGCCACAGACGCCGCTGGAAACCAGGCCGAAGCCACGGCGACCGTCACGGTGAACATTGATGTGACGGCCCCCACCGTCACGGTGACTGCAGCCCCCAACCCCTTGGTGAAGGCGGGCGTCGTGACTTTCACGGCGGCAGCCACCGACAACGTTGGGGTCACCAAAGTGGACTTCTTCGACAATGGGGTGCTGGTGGCCACGGACACCACGGCGCCCTTCTCTGCGGTCAAGGCGTATGCCTTCGCGGACAACGGTGCCCATACGATCACGGCCACGGCGTACGACGCCATGAACAACAAGACCACGGCCACGACGACCCTCAATGTGGCCATTGCCGATGCCAATGAGCCCAACGACAGTGTGGCAGCCGCCACCCCACTGGTTCTGGGAACACCGATCAAGGGGGCCATCGCTGCCCAGCCGCGCGATATGGATTACTTCAAATTTGAGGCCAAGGCTGGGGACATGCTGAAGCTGACTGTCAAGTCGACCAGTGTGGATCCCAACAGCACCCTTGACCCCTACGTGATGATCCTGATGCCCGATGGCAAGACGGTTCTTGAGAAGGACGACGACAGTGGGGCTGGGCTGGAGTCTGAAATTCGTTTCAACGTGCCTCAAACCGGCACCTATACCGTGGTGATCACCAGTTTCGACATCTATAACGATGAGCAGATCACCGATGACCGCGCGACCAATACCTATCAGGTCGCTCTGACTCGCCGCTGA
- a CDS encoding S8 family serine peptidase, translating to MSVQSVGAQQASFRALAAERGIQLKELAAYSTLFNGFSVEASSGEINRVTRMPGVQAVYPVEEVERPKVQRDLMSVLVPDMIGAVTMTGADFAQNELGLTGRGIKVAVMDSGIDVDHPAFAGRITAGYDFVGDAFGSDGNRTPAPDENPDDCGGHGTHVAGIVGGNDASRGFKGVAPEVSFGAYKVFGCDGSTDADIMLQAMERAYNDGMHILNMSIGAAFQWPQYPTAKAASRLVKRGMVVSVSAGNSGTSGQYATGAPSLGENVMAVASVDNIKLELRNFTITPDGSKIGYQPATGAPAAPSGLSLPITKAPGSTITTANDGCSVNGASPYAANSLAGKAVLIRRGTCSFREKTLNAQRAGARAVILYNNTSGFISPTVAPSLANDNEVVEIPVVSILQADGQKIDALIANGTTATFNAETSLFNNPVGNTLSSFSSYGMSPDLELKPDLSAPGGLIKSTYPLSVEATGYAVLSGTSMAAPHVAGVAALMLQAYPGIQAKDMRTRLMNTSSLRYFRNASGTLFPFPDYVQRQGAGMVDVVNAYNSTVSVTPSKISLGESETFASRSKVLVLKNTGPRREVYNVTHTPALTVAGTTLAPTPNTAAATVTVNGQSVNAAEIEVVVPPFGEVELNVEITPPASAPDKAQYGGYVFMRNANGSTLNVPYSGFKGDYQSIKVLGNATVGGTSYDFPVLFDSKEGVFFAEGEALTALPDYTFADGDRPQVLAHFAHQARRVTFELLDGNGAAIDVIRVDQYVGRNATNIYTDANSDAFDSYTWDGKFSDGKVAPNGVYQLRLRVLKALGDESNPNHTEVYMSQRFAVVR from the coding sequence ATGAGTGTCCAGAGCGTGGGTGCTCAGCAGGCCAGCTTCCGTGCCCTGGCGGCTGAACGCGGCATTCAGCTGAAGGAGCTGGCTGCATACAGCACTCTGTTCAACGGTTTTAGCGTTGAAGCCAGTAGCGGAGAAATCAACCGGGTGACGCGGATGCCTGGTGTGCAGGCCGTATACCCCGTCGAAGAGGTTGAGCGGCCTAAGGTACAGCGTGACTTGATGTCGGTCCTGGTCCCGGACATGATTGGCGCCGTTACTATGACGGGCGCTGATTTTGCCCAGAATGAACTTGGACTCACTGGTCGCGGTATTAAGGTCGCTGTCATGGACAGCGGCATTGATGTGGATCATCCCGCTTTTGCTGGTCGGATCACCGCCGGGTATGACTTCGTCGGTGACGCCTTCGGCAGTGATGGTAATCGTACGCCTGCACCTGATGAAAATCCCGATGACTGCGGCGGTCACGGTACACACGTTGCTGGGATTGTCGGTGGCAATGACGCTTCAAGAGGCTTTAAGGGTGTAGCCCCTGAAGTCAGCTTCGGCGCGTATAAGGTCTTTGGATGTGATGGCAGTACGGATGCAGACATCATGCTGCAGGCTATGGAGCGTGCATACAACGATGGCATGCACATCCTGAACATGAGTATCGGCGCGGCCTTCCAGTGGCCACAGTACCCCACAGCCAAAGCGGCCAGCCGACTGGTAAAGCGTGGGATGGTGGTGAGTGTCTCAGCTGGCAACAGCGGAACCAGTGGTCAGTACGCGACCGGCGCGCCCAGCCTCGGTGAGAACGTCATGGCGGTGGCCTCTGTCGACAACATCAAGCTGGAGCTGCGCAACTTCACCATCACGCCAGACGGAAGCAAAATTGGCTATCAGCCTGCCACAGGTGCGCCGGCAGCGCCCAGCGGTCTGAGCCTGCCGATTACCAAGGCGCCGGGCAGTACCATCACCACCGCCAATGACGGTTGTTCGGTCAACGGGGCCAGCCCTTACGCCGCCAATAGTCTCGCTGGAAAGGCCGTTCTGATTCGTCGCGGCACCTGTAGCTTCCGCGAGAAAACACTCAACGCGCAGCGTGCTGGTGCCCGCGCAGTCATCCTGTACAACAACACCTCTGGCTTTATTAGCCCCACCGTGGCACCCAGCCTGGCCAACGACAATGAAGTGGTCGAAATTCCAGTGGTGTCCATTCTGCAGGCTGATGGTCAGAAGATTGATGCACTGATTGCCAACGGCACCACTGCGACATTTAACGCCGAGACCAGCCTGTTCAATAATCCTGTTGGCAACACGCTCAGCAGCTTCTCTTCTTACGGGATGTCGCCCGATCTGGAATTGAAGCCGGACCTGAGTGCTCCAGGGGGCCTCATTAAGAGCACCTACCCACTTTCTGTGGAGGCCACAGGTTACGCGGTCTTGAGCGGCACCAGTATGGCCGCGCCACATGTGGCGGGTGTGGCGGCCCTGATGCTACAGGCCTACCCCGGAATCCAGGCCAAGGACATGCGCACTCGCCTGATGAACACCAGCTCTCTGCGTTATTTCCGTAACGCCAGCGGTACGCTTTTCCCCTTCCCTGACTATGTGCAGCGCCAGGGCGCGGGCATGGTGGATGTTGTCAATGCCTATAACAGCACTGTTAGCGTGACCCCCAGCAAGATCAGCCTGGGTGAAAGCGAAACCTTCGCCAGCCGCAGTAAGGTGCTTGTGCTGAAAAATACCGGGCCGCGCCGCGAGGTTTACAATGTGACGCACACGCCCGCCCTGACTGTTGCAGGTACCACGCTGGCGCCTACGCCCAACACGGCAGCCGCCACTGTAACTGTCAATGGACAGAGTGTGAATGCAGCAGAGATTGAAGTGGTAGTGCCGCCCTTCGGCGAGGTGGAACTGAACGTGGAGATCACGCCACCTGCCAGTGCGCCTGACAAGGCACAGTACGGCGGATACGTGTTCATGCGCAATGCCAACGGCAGCACGTTGAATGTGCCGTACTCTGGTTTCAAAGGTGATTACCAGAGTATCAAGGTGCTGGGCAATGCCACCGTTGGAGGGACCAGCTACGATTTCCCGGTGCTGTTCGACTCTAAAGAGGGAGTGTTCTTCGCTGAGGGTGAAGCGCTAACGGCGCTGCCAGATTACACGTTTGCTGACGGAGATCGGCCCCAGGTTCTGGCTCACTTCGCACACCAGGCTCGTCGTGTGACATTTGAGCTTCTGGATGGCAACGGTGCTGCAATAGACGTGATTCGCGTTGACCAGTATGTTGGTCGTAATGCCACAAATATTTACACCGATGCCAATAGCGATGCGTTTGACTCTTACACTTGGGATGGCAAATTCAGTGACGGCAAGGTTGCGCCTAATGGCGTGTATCAACTCCGTCTCCGTGTGCTGAAAGCGCTGGGCGACGAGTCCAATCCCAACCATACTGAGGTTTACATGAGTCAGCGTTTCGCTGTCGTTCGATAA